Proteins encoded in a region of the Pseudomonas sp. PDNC002 genome:
- a CDS encoding LysR family transcriptional regulator: MDLVQLEIFCAVAAHKSIAAAAQAMHRVPSNLTTRIKQLEADLDADLFIRENNRLRLSLAGHDFLVYATRILGLVEEARVVVSGKEPSGRFPIGSLESTAAVRIPRLLARYHQQYPKVELDLSTGPSGTMIDGVIAGELIAAFVDGPIKHPALDGMPVFDEDMLVVAPSHHAPIQRGRDADGEMIYVFRDNCSYRHHFERWFAADGAAPGAIRELESYHSMLACVSAGGGLAVMPRSMLSNMPGSISVSAWPMAGDFARLNTWLIWRSDTRSRSLELFRNLVEEQAAALDMAGA, translated from the coding sequence ATGGACCTGGTCCAGCTGGAAATCTTCTGCGCCGTGGCGGCCCACAAAAGCATCGCCGCCGCCGCACAGGCCATGCACCGTGTGCCATCGAACCTCACCACGCGGATCAAGCAACTGGAGGCGGACCTGGACGCCGACCTGTTCATCCGCGAGAACAACCGCCTGCGCCTGTCGCTGGCCGGGCACGACTTCCTTGTCTATGCGACACGCATCCTTGGCCTCGTGGAAGAGGCGAGGGTGGTGGTATCCGGCAAGGAACCCAGCGGACGCTTCCCCATCGGCTCGCTGGAAAGCACGGCGGCGGTGCGCATTCCACGCCTGCTGGCGCGTTATCACCAGCAGTACCCGAAGGTGGAGCTGGACCTGTCCACCGGGCCCTCCGGCACGATGATCGACGGCGTGATCGCCGGCGAGCTGATCGCCGCCTTCGTCGACGGTCCGATCAAGCACCCGGCACTGGACGGCATGCCGGTGTTCGACGAAGACATGCTGGTGGTCGCGCCGTCCCACCACGCGCCGATCCAGCGTGGGCGGGACGCCGATGGCGAGATGATCTACGTGTTCCGCGACAACTGTTCCTACCGCCACCACTTCGAGCGCTGGTTCGCCGCCGACGGCGCCGCGCCGGGCGCCATCCGCGAGCTGGAGTCCTACCACAGCATGCTTGCCTGCGTGAGCGCCGGCGGCGGGCTGGCGGTGATGCCACGCAGCATGCTGTCGAACATGCCCGGCAGCATCTCGGTCAGCGCCTGGCCGATGGCGGGCGACTTTGCCCGCTTGAACACCTGGCTGATCTGGCGTAGCGACACGCGCTCGCGGTCCCTGGAGCTGTTTCGGAATCTGGTGGAAGAGCAGGCGGCGGCGTTGGATATGGCGGGGGCGTGA
- a CDS encoding NAD(P)H-binding protein → MHNLETPTLKLGLFQPFDSLGQALIAGALHRQHEVTVLLDDLNALQARPGLRSKLGSLDSSITVSEAVSGLDVIFAFLGNEPAENLPPLCGALLDGALRADVPRLFLVGHWQWLVEPAGADDEQLGAGLARSLEASGLGWTLVEAPGTPEGLRIDDFTRAGLASDEESARALACAEALLDEVRLGLHRHQCLRLRSGD, encoded by the coding sequence ATGCACAACCTCGAAACGCCCACCCTGAAGCTGGGACTGTTCCAGCCTTTCGACAGCCTCGGCCAGGCGCTGATCGCCGGCGCCCTGCACCGCCAGCACGAAGTGACGGTGCTGCTCGATGACCTCAACGCCCTGCAGGCCCGTCCCGGCCTGCGCAGCAAGCTGGGTAGCCTGGACTCGTCGATCACGGTCAGCGAAGCGGTATCCGGACTCGATGTGATCTTCGCCTTCCTGGGCAACGAGCCTGCGGAAAACCTCCCGCCCCTGTGCGGCGCGCTACTCGATGGCGCCCTGCGTGCCGACGTGCCGCGACTGTTCCTGGTCGGGCATTGGCAATGGCTGGTTGAGCCCGCTGGCGCCGACGACGAGCAGCTCGGCGCCGGCCTCGCCCGCAGCCTGGAGGCGAGCGGCCTGGGCTGGACCCTGGTGGAAGCGCCCGGCACGCCCGAAGGGCTGCGCATCGACGACTTCACCCGCGCCGGCCTCGCATCCGACGAAGAATCCGCGCGGGCCCTGGCCTGCGCCGAAGCGCTGCTCGACGAAGTGCGCCTGGGCTTGCACCGCCACCAGTGCCTGCGCCTGCGCAGCGGCGATTGA
- a CDS encoding AzlD domain-containing protein translates to MMVWAVIVGMGLIVFFNRYVFLEPRLPIRLSSNVRQFLGFAVPGMLTAICGPIVFLPEHQLNLRLDNPYLLGAVVAVALVLWTRNVLLSVVLSMGAFYLLRWWL, encoded by the coding sequence ATGATGGTCTGGGCAGTGATCGTCGGCATGGGCCTGATCGTGTTCTTCAACCGCTACGTGTTCCTCGAACCGCGCCTGCCGATCCGCCTGAGCAGCAACGTGCGGCAATTCCTCGGCTTCGCGGTGCCGGGCATGCTCACCGCGATCTGCGGGCCGATCGTCTTCCTCCCCGAGCACCAGCTCAACCTGCGCCTGGACAACCCCTACCTGCTCGGCGCGGTCGTCGCCGTGGCGCTGGTGCTGTGGACGCGCAACGTGCTGCTCAGCGTGGTGCTGAGCATGGGGGCGTTCTACCTGCTGCGCTGGTGGCTGTGA